Within Triticum dicoccoides isolate Atlit2015 ecotype Zavitan chromosome 1B, WEW_v2.0, whole genome shotgun sequence, the genomic segment AGCTCATAGAGAAAGTACAAAGAGAATTACATAGATCTGCTGAAGATATAGAGAGGAGTAGCAGTATCTAGAAAAGAGAGCTGAAGAAAGACCCTATATGAGGCAAAGTGGAAATGACCACTACACCATGATCAACATGGTCAGAACTAGCAGAGGAACACTCTGAATCTGAAACTAGGAACAGCTGTTGCCTTTTGCTTCAATACTGATCGGCCATCTTTCTTGAAGCAAGCATGTCAAGGTCCTGTAGAAACAGCAAAATACATCTGCAACCAAGATGAAACTCCAGCTTCGCGTTATAGCATCAAACTCCAGAGATTTGCAAACGAATAAAAAACCAAGCACAACACATAGTACAGAGAGAAGGCAGAGCTCAAGAAGTAACAAAGAACATGCCCAGGCTTCCATCTATAACTGAGATAAAAACTTGCCACACCAAAACCTACAGGGAGAAAATTAATAACAGTGAACTGTATGAATTCTAAAGCCCTGAATCTGAAAATTTTCAAGAAGAGGCAGTATTGGGCAAAGACCATGAGTGTGTCTTGCAGCAAAACAAGAGAGCCGAGTGTCGCCAATAGCACGGAAAACTTGTTGAGCAAGATTATGAGCAATACCATTGATCTCCCTAGAAATGTGAAACACCTTTGGCTGCAGCTGATAAGTAGTCTTAAAAAAACTAGCCAAAGATTTCCTGATACTCCATGGAGTTTCAGAAGTGGAGACATTACCTAGAGCAGCAGGCCCCGCTAAAACCAAGCAGTCCGTCAGAAAAGTAGGCCGAGCAATGTTGAGTTGAGATGCAAAATAAGCAGCAAAATTTAGTGCAAGAGCCTCCGCTTGCAGAGGAGTAGAAGTTGGAGGAGCTGAAGCTTGCACTTGCACATTGATCTCTCCTCGATTAGAGGGTAAGGAGCTGAAGCTTGCACTTGCACATTGATCTCTCCTCGATTAGAGGGTAAGGAAATAAAGACCCCCACACCTGTGCCAACCTGTCCTTGCAACAAACCTGGAATTTTCTTGGTCCTAAAAGCTGCATCCGAATAGATTTTAGCCCCATCAACCAACAAATCAGACCTAAGGGTTCTGCCAGGCAAAGGAATTTGATTAGAAGAGAACTGAGTTGGAGTTGGAGCCTGATTCAAGAGAAGGGCATTGTCATACACATTAGAGGTTAACGCAAGAGCAGCAATGTGAACTTGATGAGGAAGAGATTTCGCCCTATCAAAGAGAAAATCATTCCTTGCTTTCCAGAGACACCAAAGAAATGTAAAAATGTTAGAAAGAGAACCATATGGATGCCTCATGCAAAGAAAATCAAGAAGAACAGAATGCAAGGTGGAATGCCCCTGGACTAAAGCATCCGAACGAACAAACCAAGGAGAGGAAAACCAAGCCGCACGAGAAAAAGAGCACATGAAAAACCGATGGACCTCATCCTCTTGTTGACCACATCGGCAACAATTTTttgaaatgtgaatggaaaatctaCTGGCCCTCAACCCTGTATGAAGAGCCCTCCTAAGCAGTCTCCACGCAAAAGTCATGACTAGTGCCCACCATCCTGTCCAATTTTATTCTTGCATAAAACAGTTATGGTATACAACATACATTTGTGCACTTCGCTAATAAGTATCCCCACACAAAATGTGACACACAAAGTATATAACGATTATAGTGCAATTGGCTACACGGGATACTCCCTTATGACCTCTCTTTCTGAACAGGAAACAACCAAATTACAAGCAACTCTGCATTTTACTATAGGCCCTCTCAGCTCAGCATCTTCTATATCCCCCAAACCTCGACAACAAATGAAGATATTGGCCCTTCTTTGTCATGTACTTAATAACATGATTAGCTTCAGAATCCTTTCCAGCATTTCGCAACCTACACACTAAAGTACTGTACACTGAGAAGTTTGGTGTGCATCCATGCAAGTCCATATCCTTCAGCATAGAGCAAGCTTTATCAAACTCACCTACTATGCAAAGCCCACGTATCATTGAATTGTATGTGTACACATTTGGAAGCTTCCCTCTCACTAACATATCATCAAACAACttctgggcttcctcaaattctgcGGCTGCCACATAGCCTGTAATCATAACAGTGTAGCAGACAGCATCCGGTTCACACCCTTTCTTCACCATCTCGTCAAAGAAATACCTGCAAGCTTCTAGGTTACCAGCACGGCTAAGACCATCTATCAAGTTTGTGAAATGGAGCACACTAGGCACACAACCAACATCACTCATATAGTTCAGTAAATTGAGAGCTGCAAGCGGTTTGTCTCCTttaccaagcacatgaagcaagagattGTAAGTATGAAGGTCAGGTGTAAGCCCATTCTTTCCCATCTCATCAAGCAATCTATGGAACTGATCCAATTTTCCGAGCAAATACTTTGCACGCATGACCACGTTGTATGTCAATACATCAGGAGTGTGCCCCTCTGTTACCATTTTCTGGTGAACCCATTCGATCAAAGAGTACTGTTTTATTGTCAGGAGCGTGTGCAATATCGCATTGAACGAACTCCTGAACGGGCGGTAGTTGAAACTACTTGACTTGATGAACCTTTCCACCAGCCTCCGCCTCAACCCAGCCTGCCCACATGTGCATATCAAAATGTGGAATGTACGAGCAGAGACAGGCAGCCCAATCTCCGTCATCTCCTCAAGCAGCCGCCACATCGCCTTAACCTCCCCGCACTCGGCAAAGACCTTCATAACGAGGTTGTACATGCCCGTGTTATGGCGGTACCTCTCCTGCTGCCCTGCCCACACGAAGAACTTGTATGCCAGCCTCGGGTACCTTTCACGGTTGACACTATCGACAGACACAACAAACTTGAACATCACCTGTCTGACCAGCTCGTTGGTCACCTTCAGGTTCATTTCGTCGAGCGCCTTGCGGGCGCTGAACCCCGGGCCATCCTGCAGCAGGACCTTGAGAATCCTATCTGTCAGCCTCAATTCCTCACGGGGCCTCCGCCTGGAACCGGAACCAGAGGACAAATTTTCGGCATCATAGTCGCCGCTCTCCGGCTGgccgggcaggggcggcggcggcggcatgcggAGGAGCACTTCGGGCGTAACGGTCGCCGGATCTAGGCTcgcctcgccctctctctccagaATGCGGCCATCATCCTGCTGCCCAGTGCCGGGCACCTCGACACCGGTTCTTGAATCGACGCCGCATAGGCGGCGGGAAGGCAAGAACAGCCGGGCTACTCGGAGGGGAGGTGCGCGAGCGCCCCGTATCATAAGGAGGTGCCACTCAGGAGCTCGCGCAAACGCATCTCCCGCGAGCGGCTGTGGGAAACATGGCGCCGAGCTTTGGCTCGTGGGATGGTGACGACCGCAATGGCGGGGAGCGGGGCTTTGGCTCGAGATGGTTTGAGTTGCAGTGTGTGGGGAAGAGGAGGCGGGAGCGGCGGCGCCAAGAGGAGGAAACGCGACCGTCGAGGTGTTGCCGCCGATACACGCTCGTGCCAGATTAGGCCATACGGCCCATGTTGGTCCTAGTCCAAGCCCACTTTAGAGCAACTCTAACCCATCCTAAGGGCTCCTTTGATTTTTCATAGGAATTTTTAAGGATTAGAACCATTAAGATTTTTTTCCCACGTTGgttatttgattcataggattgaattcTATAAAAAAACTATTTTTTTACTACCTCACACGGGATTTCTATCATCCACTCAAACCTTGTTGAACTAGTCCTTTGTTTTTTCTATGATACAATCAAACAAATCAAAATCTTGTATGATTGAAATAATCCTTTGTTTTTTCCTATGCTACAATCAAACGAACCAAAATCTTGTAGGATTGAGATTAACATGACATTTCAATCCTGTGTTTTTCTTATTCCCGCGTTTTTAGTATcccgtgaatcaaagaggccctaaaacTTTTTTAGCTCCCGAAAACTCACTCTCAAATCAAAGAGGCCGTTGACTGGCGCGCGCATGGGCCGTCCCATCTCGCTCCCCTTTCATCGAGTCAGAAGCTAGACTCGCCGAATGCTAGATATAGGGGCGTCCGGGCAGGAAAATCCAGCTCCACCTTAATACAGAGGAGGTGTTGGGTTGTTTTCAAGATGTTGGGGGTTGTTTTTCTGTTGGCCCAATTTCTCCAATGTCGGAAAGACTAGCacaatgctcgtgcgttgcaacgggagaaacataTTCATAGTCTCACAATGGGAGGGACAATTGTCTCGCTATAAACAAACACCCGCACAACCCCCTCCTATCAGCACCTGCAGTCAATGACTTAATCCCCTTTGTCATCACAAAACCTCTTCTATCACAACATAGTAGTTAAGTTATGTCACCACGTTGTCGTGCCTAGTCCAAATCCATCAAGCATGTCGCCGCGGATTCATTCTACTCTGGCCTGGCCTCCGGAGCAGCCTACCGGATCTAGTCATGAAGTTTTGTTGTTTTGAGGCTAAATTATTTGATTTCTTTCGTAGCCTGCACATCATCATATAGTATTTAATGAATTCTACGTATTTCTGCAGAACAACTATACCGAGGGGGGGAATCAATTGTCTTAGAATTTTTAAATATCCTTTTCAAATGAAATAAAGTTCTAGGCTCCCTATATCCACGGAGCCAAATTGCCTCACTTAGTGTTTGATCCGGTATTACACATTTGAGGGTGTTTATCAGACCAAAAAATATCCCTTTATTCATGCAAAATAACTTTTATTACGCATGTACATCACATATCTTTATCTCTGGTTAACGAAAAACATATTGAATATGACACCATAAAATATGTTAGTCTGATAATATTTTCATGAGAGAAACTATTAAGTCACTTCTCACAT encodes:
- the LOC119337023 gene encoding pentatricopeptide repeat-containing protein At3g60050-like; the protein is MIRGARAPPLRVARLFLPSRRLCGVDSRTGVEVPGTGQQDDGRILEREGEASLDPATVTPEVLLRMPPPPPLPGQPESGDYDAENLSSGSGSRRRPREELRLTDRILKVLLQDGPGFSARKALDEMNLKVTNELVRQVMFKFVVSVDSVNRERYPRLAYKFFVWAGQQERYRHNTGMYNLVMKVFAECGEVKAMWRLLEEMTEIGLPVSARTFHILICTCGQAGLRRRLVERFIKSSSFNYRPFRSSFNAILHTLLTIKQYSLIEWVHQKMVTEGHTPDVLTYNVVMRAKYLLGKLDQFHRLLDEMGKNGLTPDLHTYNLLLHVLGKGDKPLAALNLLNYMSDVGCVPSVLHFTNLIDGLSRAGNLEACRYFFDEMVKKGCEPDAVCYTVMITGYVAAAEFEEAQKLFDDMLVRGKLPNVYTYNSMIRGLCIVGEFDKACSMLKDMDLHGCTPNFSVYSTLVCRLRNAGKDSEANHVIKYMTKKGQYLHLLSRFGGYRRC